One Trichoderma asperellum chromosome 5, complete sequence genomic region harbors:
- a CDS encoding uncharacterized protein (BUSCO:EOG092D3UZB) translates to MRRLGKVLSTMASDVVRDGVFAINKPCGLSSAQVVRECQQAFNPSSFFKPMIDAEIARRLKEGGQFNRRRAEKKASQVKIGHGGTLDPLATGVLILGIGSATKLLPQFLDCTKTYETVVLFGASTDTYDRVGRILFKRPYDHITREMVEKELEGFKGKQIQIPPLYSALKMNGKPLYEYAREGKPIPREIEGREVEVLEIELVEWYEPKKHNHRWPTEEAEAAERNLAEQAWRVTKQQETARKLTPEEKEQDDQAVAAHENFKRKFEERQDELIRDAPRKKQRPSKHSAMMSGALGQLPQPVYSNKGKNLVPPSPDESTPPPWSDEGPAAARIRLKVTSGFYVRSFCHDLGTKLGSAGLMAELARVRQSDFTIGGTNCLEYEDLAKGEEVWGPKVADMLARWNGEPEGQWLGPQAAESQKKPEKKSPSPGGSAPARSEKRSRSPSVNGASSPARKLQAKGDGEKPTRQINGAKIATKSDDEKSWNGFDD, encoded by the exons ATGCGACGGCTTGGAAAAGTGCTATCAACAATGGCTTCGGACGTCGTCCGGGATGGTGTTTTTG CCATAAACAAGCCCTGCGGCCTCAGCTCTGCCCAGGTTGTGCGAGAATGTCAGCAAGCTTTCAAcccttcttcattcttcaaaCCGATGATCGACGCAGAGATCGCGCGACGACTTAAGGAAGGCGGCCAGTTTAACCGGCGCAgggctgagaagaaggcttCTCAGGTCAAGATCGGTCATGGAGGAACCTTGGATCCCTTGGCGACGGGTGTATTGATTCTGGGCATTGGGTCTGCcacgaagctgctgcctcaATTCCTCGACTGCACCAAAACTTACGAGACCGTCGTCTTATTCGGCGCAAGTACCGACACCTACGACAGAGTCGGCCGTATCCTATTCAAGCGTCCGTATGATCACATCACACGAGAGATGGTGGAAAAGGAACTGGAGGGGTTCAAGGGCAAGCAAATCCAGATCCCACCCCTTTACTCTGCGCTCAAGATGAACGGCAAACCCCTCTATGAGTATGCGCGTGAAGGAAAACCCATACCCAGAGAGATTGAAGGAAGAGAGGTCGAGGTGTTGGAAATTGAGCTCGTGGAATGGTACGAGCCCAAGAAGCATAATCATCGCTGGCCAACCGAGGAGGCAGAAGCCGCTGAGCGCAATCTTGCTGAGCAGGCCTGGCGGGTTACGAAGCAACAGGAGACTGCGCGGAAGCTCACGCCGGAAGAGAAGGAGCAAGATGACCAAGCAGTTGCGGCGCATGAGAATTTCAAACGCAAATTTGAAGAGCGACAGGATGAGCTCATTAGAGATGCGCCGCGAAAGAAGCAGCGCCCGTCCAAGCACTCTGCCATGATGTCTGGCGCCCTCGGTCAGCTGCCTCAGCCCGTCTATTCAAACAAGGGCAAAAATCTTGTCCCTCCTTCGCCCGATGAGAGCACTCCTCCGCCGTGGAGCGACGAgggccctgctgctgctcgaatTCGATTAAAGGTGACATCCGGTTTCTACGTCCGAAGCTTCTGCCATGATCTCGGCACCAAGCTGGGATCGGCAGGCCTCATGGCAGAGCTTGCCCGTGTCCGCCAGAGTGATTTCACTATCGGTGGAACCAATTGTCTTGAATACGAAGACCTGgccaagggcgaggaggttTGGGGTCCCAAGGTTGCCGATATGCTGGCGCGATGGAATGGAGAGCCCGAGGGACAGTGGCTTGGCCCCCAGGCAGCAGAGTCACAGAAGAagccagaaaagaaaagcccaaGCCCTGGCGGGTCAGCCCCTGCTCGATCTGAAAAGCGATCACGATCCCCATCTGTGAACGGTGCCTCGTCGCCTGCGCGTAAACTCCAGGCTAAAGGTGATGGAGAGAAGCCTACACGGCAAATCAATGGCGCCAAAATAGCCACAAAATCGGATGATGAAAAGTCCTGGAACGGATTTGATGACTga
- a CDS encoding uncharacterized protein (BUSCO:EOG092D4CWZ): MATDILPSLAIPGTILGPASKYASGPGTHIYGGNIVSSLLGNVNVTAPAKAPGPTKRLNKITAPSVEELSTISVIRRGRKREVLPDVGNTVLARVVRLMPKQAIVVIQQVGDTVLQTEWQGVIRVQDVRATEQDKVKIHESFKPGDIVRAQVISLGDQANYYLSTASNELGVIMATSDVGNDMVPISWKEFKDPDTGVSEPRKVAKPS, from the exons ATGGCGACTGACATTCTACCTTCTCTCGCCATCCCAGGCACGATCTTGGGCCCCGCCAGCAAGTATGCTTCGGGCCCAGGCACACACATTTATGGAGGCAATATTGTCTCTTCGCTGTTAGGCAATGTGAACGTCACAGCACCAGCCAAGGCTCCTGGCCCAACCAAGCGACTAAATAAAATCACGGCGCCGTCCGTGGAAGAATTGTCGACCATCTCTGTTATTAGGCGCGGCCGGAAGCGAGAGGTCCTACCGGATGTTGGTAACACTGTGTTGGCGCGCGTGGTGCGCCTTATGCCAAAGCAGGCCATCGTAGTCATTCAGCAAGTTGGCGATACAGTTCTACAGACGGAGTGGCAAGGTGTGATCCGGGTACAGGATGTCAGGGCGACAGAGCAAGACAAGGTCAAAATTCATGAATCATTCAAACCCGGTGATATTGTTCGGGCCCAAGTC ATCTCCTTGGGCGACCAAGCCAACTACTATCTCTCAACAGCGTCCAACGAACTCGGTGTTATTATGGCGACTAGCGATGTAGGGAATGACATGGTTCCCATCAGTTGGAAAGAGTTCAAAGATCCCGACACGGGCGTGAGCGAGCCGCGAAAGGTTGCCAAGCCGAGCTGA